ACTTATTGTGCTTCCGCCTCTGCGTTTGGTTTCATGTTTATCGTTATAATCAATTGCTTTTTTAATTGCCTTCATATTAAAACCGTTGTTGGTAGGAAACAACTGATCTTCACTGGCAATAACAGCCAACTTCATATTATAACTCATTTCATCAAAGTTCACATAATCTCTATGCAAACCATATCCGTGTAATACACTGTTGATTTGCGTGATGGTTATCGGTGGATCGAACCACTTGCAGATAATAATATAAATGAATTGTAAAATGAAAAGCCAAAGAAAAACTCTTTTGCAAACTTTCCATGCTTTGCTAAAAAACGCTTTCATTATTGATGAAGATAACTATTTCTTTTTGTAGATGGGTACTGTACTGCAGGGTTCTCCGTACATAATACTTTTGGCAACAGGACGTAATAGTTTTGTTATTTCCAGGTAGGCGGCTTCCTTAATGGGCAACTCTCCGCAACCTTTCACAACAATACGCTTATCAATAAATTCTTCTTTATTTAGTTGTGAGATATTTTTAAGTAAGATGTTTTCTTTTAACTGTTCTTCCGTTCCAAAAAAAACATCTTGCGCTACGGGTTGTAAATACGAT
The Ferruginibacter albus DNA segment above includes these coding regions:
- a CDS encoding DUF2480 family protein yields the protein MSDEIINKVTDSALTTLDLEELYPKKEIILFDIKDFLFMGLILKEKDFRESLKNFNWDQYNNKLIAVSCSVDAVIPMWAYMLVASYLQPVAQDVFFGTEEQLKENILLKNISQLNKEEFIDKRIVVKGCGELPIKEAAYLEITKLLRPVAKSIMYGEPCSTVPIYKKK